ATGGAGACCGTCGTCGTCGCCCTGCAGCGCGTCGACGAGCGTACGGAAGCCGAAGACGAAGCGGAAATCGTCGGCCTGCTGGCTGAGCCCCAGCACATGAACATGGCCGAGCAGGAGCTGATCCGCGCCCTGCAGAGCGACCGGGACGGCGGGCAGGAGGAACGGTACTGACGGCGGAACCCGCTAACGGTATCACGATCCTCCCGGCGCGGGCCGGCAAGTCCCCGCCGCAGACGAATGTCGCCAATAACAACGACCCTGTTTCGCCGTCGGAGACGCCTCCGGCGGCGAAACGCGTTCCGATCCTGCGTCAGTTCGAGCTGATCGAGGCGGTCAAGGCCTATGACCCCACCGCCGACGAGGCGATGCTCAACAAGGCCTATGTCTATGCGATGAAGATGCACGGCTCGCAGCTGCGGGCCTCGGGCGACCCCTATTTCGGCCATCCGATCCAGGTCGCGGGCATCCTGACCGACTACCGGCTGGACACGGCCACCATCGTCACCGCCCTGCTGCACGACGTGGTCGAGGACACCTCGGCGACGCGCGACGACATCGCGGCCCTGTTCGGCGAGGAGATCGCCGTCCTCGTCGAGGGGGTGACCAAGCTGTCGCGGCTGGAGCTGCAGGCCGAGCACACCCGCCAGGCCGAGAATCTGCGGAAATTCATTCTGGCCATCAGCCGCGACGTGCGCGTGCTGCTGGTCAAGCTGGCCGACCGTCTGCACAACATGCGGACGCTCCAGTATGTGAAGCCCGAGAAGCGCGAGCGGATCAGCCGCGAAACGCTTGAGGTCTATGCGCCGCTGGGCCGGTCGATCGGCATCCACTCGATCGCCTCCGAACTGGAAGAGCTGGCGTTCGAGCACATCAATCCGACGGCGCGCACGGCGATCGAGCGTCGTCTGGAAGCGCTCAAGCTGGAGCACGGCCGCGCCATCGAGGGCGTCTCGACCGAAGTCGAGCGGGTCCTGTCCGAGGCGGGCATCGCAGGCGCCCGCGTGTTTGGCCGCCAGAAGACGCCCTATTCGATCTGGCGCAAGCTGCAGCGCAAGACGGTGGGCTTCTCGTCCCTGTCCGATATCTATGGCTTCCGGGTGATCGTGCCGTTCGAGGACGACTGCTATCGCGCGCTCGGCGTCATCCACCGCGCCTGGCCGATGGTGCCCGAGCGGTTCAAGGACTTCATCTCGACGCCCAAGTCGAACAACTACCGCTCGCTGCACACCACGGTGGTCGGGCCCGGCGGCCTGCGCATCGAGATGCAGATCCGCACCGAGGCCATGGACCGGGTCGCCGAGGACGGCGTCGCCGCCCACTGGGCCTACAAGAACAAGTCCTATGGCTTCGACAAGGAAGGCATGCAGGCCGAGGGCGGGCGCGACCCGCTGCAGAACCTGCGCCACCTGGTTCAGGTGATCGAGCACGGCGAAGGCGGCGAGGACTGGGTCGAACACGCCAAGCTGGAGATGTACCTGGATCAGGTCTTCGTCTTCACGCCCAAGGGCCGGCTGATCACCCTGCCACGCGGCGGGATGGCGCTGGACTTCGCCTATGCCGTCCACACCGAGGTCGGGGACACAGCCGCCGGGGTGAAGATCAACGGCGAGCTGAAGCCGATGCGCACGCCGCTGCAGAACGGCGACGTGGTCGAGATCATCCGCGGCGCCAAGCGCGAGGCGCCGACCGACTGGCGCAGCCTGACCGTCACCGGCCGGGCCCGGTCGGCGATCCGCCGCCACATCCGCGGGGCCGAGCGCGAGGAGTTCCTGCGTCTGGGTCGCGCGACGCTGGAACAGACCATCGCCAAGGCCGGCAAGTCGATCGACGACGTCTCGCTGAAGCCGGTGCTGGAAGTGCTGGCGGTGGCCAATGAGGCCGATCTGTTCGAGGCCATCGGCCGGGGCCGCATCTCGCCGGTCAAGGTCGCCGAGACCCTGTTC
The genomic region above belongs to Brevundimonas goettingensis and contains:
- a CDS encoding RelA/SpoT family protein, with protein sequence MLNKAYVYAMKMHGSQLRASGDPYFGHPIQVAGILTDYRLDTATIVTALLHDVVEDTSATRDDIAALFGEEIAVLVEGVTKLSRLELQAEHTRQAENLRKFILAISRDVRVLLVKLADRLHNMRTLQYVKPEKRERISRETLEVYAPLGRSIGIHSIASELEELAFEHINPTARTAIERRLEALKLEHGRAIEGVSTEVERVLSEAGIAGARVFGRQKTPYSIWRKLQRKTVGFSSLSDIYGFRVIVPFEDDCYRALGVIHRAWPMVPERFKDFISTPKSNNYRSLHTTVVGPGGLRIEMQIRTEAMDRVAEDGVAAHWAYKNKSYGFDKEGMQAEGGRDPLQNLRHLVQVIEHGEGGEDWVEHAKLEMYLDQVFVFTPKGRLITLPRGGMALDFAYAVHTEVGDTAAGVKINGELKPMRTPLQNGDVVEIIRGAKREAPTDWRSLTVTGRARSAIRRHIRGAEREEFLRLGRATLEQTIAKAGKSIDDVSLKPVLEVLAVANEADLFEAIGRGRISPVKVAETLFPALMGKIKPAQQRKPIQDARARLFVRGGGLTPGVSVHFGQCCTPLPGDRIVGILEKDKGLTVHTIDCQKLAEFADDDSVWQDLQWTPQAEQSAVGVARLRATVRNGVGVLGQVTTLIGEAGGNIRNLSLTHRQQDFFDLNFDVEVEDAKHATMIMAALRTNPSVDTVERVRG